A window of Streptomyces marispadix contains these coding sequences:
- the rpsR gene encoding 30S ribosomal protein S18: MAKPPARKPKKKVCVFCKEKITYVDYKDTNLLRKFISDRGKIRARRVTGNCTQHQRDVATAVKNSREMALLPYTSTAR; the protein is encoded by the coding sequence ATGGCGAAGCCGCCTGCTCGCAAGCCGAAGAAGAAGGTTTGCGTGTTCTGCAAGGAGAAGATCACCTACGTCGACTACAAGGACACGAACCTGCTGCGGAAGTTCATTTCCGACCGCGGCAAGATCCGTGCCCGCCGGGTCACCGGCAACTGCACCCAGCACCAGCGCGACGTCGCCACGGCCGTGAAGAACAGCCGTGAGATGGCGCTGCTCCCCTACACCTCGACCGCTCGATAA
- a CDS encoding UBP-type zinc finger domain-containing protein: MAQQDGIPGIDPSAPPSGTGCVECSAGDGPGWWFHLRRCAACGHIGCCDSSPGQHATKHAQQAGHPFLTSFEPDEDWFWNAETEQVYEGPELAPPTSHPRTQPTPGPEGRVPADWQRQLH, from the coding sequence ATGGCACAGCAGGACGGGATCCCCGGAATCGACCCTTCGGCGCCGCCGAGCGGCACGGGGTGCGTGGAGTGTTCGGCGGGCGACGGGCCGGGATGGTGGTTCCATCTGCGGCGCTGTGCGGCGTGCGGCCATATCGGCTGCTGCGACTCGTCTCCCGGGCAGCACGCGACGAAGCACGCCCAGCAGGCGGGGCATCCCTTTCTGACCAGTTTCGAGCCGGACGAGGACTGGTTCTGGAACGCGGAGACCGAGCAGGTCTACGAGGGGCCCGAGCTGGCTCCGCCCACGTCGCATCCGCGGACGCAGCCGACTCCGGGCCCGGAGGGAAGGGTCCCCGCGGACTGGCAGCGTCAACTGCACTAG
- a CDS encoding alanine racemase: MALTLYVDTDRWRAHQQAVIQQYPGLVPVCKGNGYGFGHERLADEATRFGSDILAVGTTYEAARMKDFFGGDLLVLTPFRKDEEPVPLPDRAIRSVSSVEGVGLMRGARVVIEVMSTMKRHGVTEEDLPKLHAAIDEVRLEGFAIHLPLDRTDGSDAVEEVIGWMDRLRAARLPLDTMFVSHLGPDEFARLQQQFPRTRFRARIGTRLWLGDHDATEYRGSILDVTRVVKGDRFGYRQTKAPGDGWLVVVAGGTSHGVGLESPKALHGMTSRAKGVARAGLATVNRNLSPFLWGGKQRWFAEPPHMQMSILFVPSEAPEPKVGEELTAQLRHTTTMVDRTVDR; the protein is encoded by the coding sequence ATGGCGCTCACCCTCTACGTCGATACCGATCGCTGGCGGGCGCACCAGCAGGCGGTGATCCAGCAGTACCCGGGCCTCGTCCCGGTCTGCAAAGGCAACGGCTACGGCTTCGGGCACGAGCGGCTCGCCGACGAAGCCACCCGTTTCGGCAGCGACATCCTCGCTGTCGGCACGACTTACGAGGCCGCCCGCATGAAGGACTTCTTCGGCGGCGACCTGCTGGTGCTCACGCCTTTCCGCAAGGACGAGGAGCCGGTGCCGCTGCCCGACCGCGCGATCCGCTCGGTGTCGTCGGTCGAGGGCGTCGGGCTGATGCGGGGGGCGCGGGTCGTCATCGAGGTCATGAGCACCATGAAGCGCCACGGTGTGACCGAGGAGGACCTGCCGAAGCTGCACGCCGCGATCGACGAGGTACGGCTGGAGGGCTTCGCGATCCATCTGCCGCTGGACCGTACGGACGGTTCGGACGCGGTGGAGGAGGTCATCGGCTGGATGGACCGGCTGCGCGCGGCGAGGCTGCCGCTGGACACGATGTTCGTCTCCCACCTCGGCCCGGACGAATTCGCCCGTCTCCAGCAGCAGTTCCCCCGTACCCGCTTCAGGGCGCGCATCGGTACGAGGCTGTGGCTGGGCGATCACGACGCCACGGAGTACCGGGGCTCGATCCTTGACGTGACGCGGGTGGTGAAGGGCGACCGTTTCGGCTACCGGCAGACGAAGGCCCCGGGCGACGGATGGCTCGTGGTCGTCGCCGGAGGCACCTCGCACGGAGTGGGCCTGGAGTCGCCGAAGGCGCTGCACGGAATGACGTCGCGGGCGAAGGGCGTGGCCCGCGCGGGACTCGCGACGGTCAACCGGAACCTGTCGCCGTTCCTCTGGGGCGGCAAGCAGAGGTGGTTCGCGGAGCCGCCGCACATGCAGATGTCGATTCTGTTCGTGCCGTCGGAGGCGCCGGAGCCGAAGGTCGGCGAGGAGCTGACGGCGCAGCTTCGCCACACGACGACGATGGTGGACCGCACGGTCGACCGCTGA
- a CDS encoding lipid II:glycine glycyltransferase FemX — protein sequence MSLTLRTISREQHLAYVNGLPSASHCQVPAWADVKGEWRSENLGWFDGDGQLVGAGLVLYRQLPRVKRYLAYLPEGPLIDWYSPQLEDWLRPMLAHLKQQGAFSVKMGPPVVIRRWDAPAIKRGIQDPDVKRLRDVQATHIEPRAFEVGDRLRRMGWQQGEDGGAGFGDVQPRYVFQVPLEGRSLEEVHKGFNQLWRRNIKKADKAGVEVVQGGLADLDDWQRLYEITAERDKFRPRPKAYFERMWKVLNAEDPNRMRLYFAEHEGERIAAATMLIVGGHVWYSYGASANHKREVRPSNAMQWRMLQDAYALGASVYDLRGISDSLDESDHLFGLIQFKVGTGGEAAEYLGEWDFPLNKLLHKALDIYMSRR from the coding sequence ATGAGCCTGACCCTGAGGACCATCAGCCGTGAGCAGCACCTGGCGTATGTCAACGGCCTGCCCTCGGCGAGCCACTGTCAGGTACCCGCGTGGGCCGATGTGAAGGGCGAGTGGCGCTCGGAGAATCTGGGCTGGTTCGACGGCGACGGTCAGCTCGTCGGCGCCGGTCTGGTGCTCTACAGGCAGCTTCCGAGAGTCAAGCGCTATCTGGCGTACCTGCCGGAGGGCCCGCTCATCGACTGGTACTCGCCTCAACTGGAGGACTGGCTGCGGCCGATGCTCGCCCATCTCAAGCAACAGGGCGCGTTCTCCGTGAAGATGGGCCCGCCCGTGGTGATCCGCCGCTGGGACGCTCCCGCGATCAAGCGCGGCATCCAGGACCCGGACGTGAAGCGGCTGCGGGATGTGCAGGCCACGCACATCGAGCCTCGTGCGTTCGAAGTCGGGGACAGGCTGCGGCGGATGGGCTGGCAGCAGGGCGAGGACGGCGGTGCGGGCTTCGGTGACGTACAGCCGCGCTACGTCTTCCAAGTGCCGCTCGAAGGACGGTCGTTGGAAGAGGTCCACAAGGGCTTCAACCAGCTCTGGCGGCGCAACATCAAGAAGGCCGACAAGGCCGGGGTCGAGGTCGTTCAGGGTGGGCTGGCCGATCTCGACGACTGGCAGCGGCTGTACGAGATCACCGCGGAGCGCGACAAGTTCCGGCCGCGGCCGAAGGCTTACTTCGAGCGGATGTGGAAGGTCCTCAACGCCGAGGACCCCAACCGCATGCGGCTGTACTTCGCCGAGCACGAGGGCGAGCGCATCGCTGCGGCGACCATGCTGATCGTGGGCGGCCACGTGTGGTACTCGTACGGGGCCTCGGCCAACCACAAGCGAGAGGTGCGGCCTTCGAACGCGATGCAGTGGCGGATGCTCCAGGACGCCTACGCGCTCGGCGCGAGCGTCTACGACCTCCGCGGCATCAGCGACTCCCTGGACGAGTCCGACCACCTGTTCGGGCTGATCCAGTTCAAGGTCGGCACCGGGGGAGAGGCCGCCGAGTATCTCGGCGAGTGGGACTTCCCCCTCAATAAGCTGCTGCACAAGGCGCTTGACATCTACATGTCGCGACGCTGA
- a CDS encoding MFS transporter translates to MDASRFRKTTGSTDGRTADEKPDRTGEGESGTGGGRPEGVGGAAGDIALSSATGRWVLFTTVLGSSMVLLDGTAVNVALPRIGADLDASLAGLQWAVNAYLLTLAGLILLGGSLGDRYGRRRIFVVGVLWFAVSSAMCGLAPSAELLVGARGLQGVGGALLTPGSLAIIQAVFRPQDRAGAVGTWAGLGGVAGAVGPLLGGWLAGGPGWRWVFLINLPLAALTVAVALRHVPENRDESASGRFDVPGAVLAALSLCSLTYALTAASTQPLAALVTGGAAVLLGAAFIVAERRSPHPMVPLGLFRVRMFSYTNVVTILIYGALAAVSFFLVLQLQTTAGFSPLVAGLALLPLTLLMLAFSSRAARLGKRIGPHVPLTAGPVVATAGVLLMLRIGPDASYFADVLPAGVGLGAGMTLLVAPLTATVLDSVDVGRAGTASGINNAAARTGGLVSVAAIPSVVGLSGDEYRSPADVDAAFHGATLTCAGLLGCAAVVAWLFVRPKPPRQETVDAVCRTCSLSAPPQAAERERLTGGRSGPGGTDAAHLPDRE, encoded by the coding sequence ATGGACGCTTCGCGCTTCCGCAAGACGACAGGCAGTACGGACGGCAGGACGGCAGACGAGAAGCCGGACCGCACAGGCGAGGGCGAGAGCGGGACCGGCGGCGGCCGGCCCGAAGGCGTGGGCGGAGCCGCGGGCGACATCGCGCTCTCCAGTGCCACCGGCCGATGGGTGCTGTTCACGACGGTGCTCGGTTCGAGCATGGTGCTGCTGGACGGTACGGCCGTGAACGTAGCGCTGCCGCGCATCGGCGCCGATCTGGACGCGAGCCTCGCCGGGTTGCAGTGGGCGGTGAACGCGTACCTGCTCACCCTGGCCGGGCTGATTCTGCTCGGCGGCTCCCTCGGCGACCGTTACGGACGCCGAAGGATCTTCGTCGTGGGGGTGCTGTGGTTCGCGGTGTCGTCCGCGATGTGCGGGCTCGCCCCCAGCGCGGAGCTGCTGGTGGGGGCGCGCGGGCTGCAAGGGGTCGGCGGCGCGCTGCTGACGCCGGGTTCCCTTGCGATCATCCAGGCGGTGTTCCGGCCCCAGGACCGGGCCGGTGCCGTAGGAACCTGGGCCGGGCTCGGCGGGGTCGCCGGCGCCGTGGGTCCGCTGCTCGGCGGCTGGCTGGCGGGCGGGCCCGGCTGGCGCTGGGTGTTCCTGATCAATCTGCCCCTGGCCGCGCTCACCGTGGCCGTCGCGCTGCGCCACGTACCGGAGAACCGGGACGAGTCGGCGAGCGGGCGCTTCGACGTGCCGGGCGCGGTGCTGGCCGCGCTGTCGCTGTGCTCGCTGACCTACGCGCTGACGGCCGCGTCGACGCAGCCCCTCGCGGCGCTCGTGACGGGAGGGGCGGCGGTGCTGCTGGGGGCGGCGTTCATCGTGGCGGAACGGCGCTCGCCGCATCCGATGGTTCCGCTGGGGCTGTTCCGCGTGCGGATGTTCTCGTACACCAACGTGGTGACGATCCTCATCTACGGGGCGCTCGCCGCGGTGTCGTTCTTCCTCGTGCTGCAACTCCAGACCACCGCGGGCTTCTCGCCGCTGGTCGCCGGGCTCGCGCTGCTGCCGCTGACGCTGCTGATGCTGGCCTTCTCCAGCCGGGCGGCGCGGCTGGGCAAGCGCATCGGGCCGCATGTGCCGCTCACGGCCGGGCCCGTGGTGGCCACCGCGGGCGTGCTGCTGATGCTGCGCATCGGGCCGGACGCCTCGTACTTCGCGGACGTGCTGCCCGCGGGTGTGGGGCTGGGAGCCGGGATGACGCTGCTGGTCGCCCCGCTGACGGCGACGGTGCTGGACTCCGTCGACGTGGGCAGGGCGGGCACCGCGAGCGGCATCAACAATGCGGCGGCACGCACCGGCGGTCTGGTCTCCGTGGCGGCGATCCCGTCGGTGGTGGGGCTTTCCGGCGACGAGTACCGCTCGCCCGCCGACGTCGACGCCGCCTTCCACGGGGCGACGCTGACGTGCGCCGGGCTGCTGGGCTGCGCCGCGGTCGTCGCGTGGCTGTTCGTACGGCCGAAGCCGCCGCGGCAGGAGACCGTGGACGCGGTGTGCAGAACCTGTTCGCTTTCGGCGCCCCCGCAGGCCGCCGAGCGGGAGCGGCTCACCGGCGGGCGGAGCGGACCGGGCGGCACGGACGCGGCGCACCTCCCCGACCGGGAGTGA
- a CDS encoding single-stranded DNA-binding protein, with product MAGETVITVVGNLVDDPELRFTPSGAAVAKFRVASTPRTFDRQTNEWKDGESLFLTCSVWRQAAENVAESLTKGTRVVVQGRLKQRSYEDREGIKRTVYELDVDEVGASLRNATAKITKTSGRGGQGGGGWGGQGGGSQQGGGAPAGDPWATGAPAGGGQGGGGGWGGGSGGGYSDEPPF from the coding sequence ATGGCAGGCGAGACCGTCATCACGGTCGTCGGCAATCTCGTCGACGACCCCGAGCTGCGCTTCACCCCCTCCGGTGCGGCGGTCGCGAAGTTCCGCGTCGCGTCCACCCCCCGCACCTTCGACCGCCAGACCAACGAGTGGAAGGACGGCGAAAGCCTCTTCCTGACCTGCTCGGTCTGGCGTCAGGCGGCGGAGAACGTCGCCGAGTCCCTCACCAAGGGCACGCGGGTCGTCGTACAGGGACGCCTCAAGCAGCGCTCGTACGAAGACCGCGAGGGCATCAAGCGCACGGTCTACGAGCTGGACGTCGACGAGGTCGGCGCCAGCCTCCGCAACGCCACGGCCAAGATCACCAAGACCAGCGGCCGAGGCGGCCAGGGTGGCGGCGGCTGGGGCGGCCAGGGCGGCGGCAGCCAGCAGGGCGGCGGCGCACCCGCGGGCGACCCGTGGGCCACCGGCGCACCGGCCGGCGGCGGCCAGGGCGGCGGAGGCGGCTGGGGCGGAGGCTCCGGCGGCGGCTACTCGGACGAGCCCCCCTTCTGA
- a CDS encoding MATE family efflux transporter produces MNDPAATRATMRRHDREIVALALPAFGALVAEPLFVMVDSAIVGHLGTPQLAGLGVAAALLQTGVNVFVFLAYATTAAVARRVGSGDLPSAIRQGMDGIWLALLLGAAVIVAVVPAAAALVELFGASAKAAPHAVTYLRVSALGIPAMLVVLAATGVLRGLQDTRTPLYVAVGGFSANAALNALLVYGFGLGIAGSAWGTVLAQWAMTAVYLFVVVRGARRHGASLRPDAAGIRACAQAGAPLLIRTLSLRAVLMIATAVAARLGDADIAAHQIALTLWSLLAFALDAIAIAGQAIIGRYLGAEDAAGARAACGRMVRWGVVSGVVLGLLVVASRPLFMPLFTSDGAVIAELTSALLVVAVTQPVAGVVFVLDGVLMGAGDGPYLAGAMLVTLAVFAPVALLVPVVGGGLTALWWTIAGVMMGVRLVTLWARARSGRWVVTGAVRA; encoded by the coding sequence ATGAACGACCCTGCTGCCACGCGCGCCACCATGCGGCGCCACGACCGCGAGATAGTCGCGCTCGCCCTTCCCGCGTTCGGCGCGCTCGTCGCCGAACCCCTCTTCGTCATGGTGGACAGCGCCATCGTCGGGCACTTGGGCACCCCCCAACTCGCGGGGCTGGGCGTGGCGGCGGCCCTCCTCCAGACCGGGGTCAACGTCTTCGTCTTCCTCGCGTATGCGACGACCGCGGCCGTGGCCCGCCGCGTCGGCTCCGGGGATCTGCCGTCGGCGATCCGGCAGGGCATGGACGGAATCTGGCTCGCTCTGCTGCTCGGCGCGGCGGTGATCGTGGCGGTGGTTCCGGCCGCGGCGGCGCTGGTGGAACTGTTCGGCGCCTCGGCGAAGGCGGCTCCTCATGCGGTGACGTATCTGCGTGTCAGTGCGCTCGGCATTCCCGCGATGCTTGTGGTGCTGGCGGCGACGGGCGTGCTGAGGGGTCTTCAGGACACGCGAACTCCCTTGTATGTGGCGGTCGGTGGCTTCTCCGCGAACGCCGCGCTGAACGCGCTGCTGGTCTACGGGTTCGGGCTGGGCATCGCTGGTTCCGCCTGGGGGACGGTGCTGGCGCAGTGGGCGATGACCGCGGTGTATCTGTTCGTGGTGGTGCGGGGTGCGCGGCGGCACGGTGCGTCGTTGCGTCCTGATGCGGCGGGCATACGGGCGTGTGCGCAGGCGGGTGCGCCGCTGCTGATACGTACGTTGTCGCTGCGGGCGGTGCTGATGATCGCGACGGCGGTGGCGGCGCGGCTGGGCGACGCGGACATCGCGGCCCATCAGATCGCGCTGACGCTCTGGTCGTTGCTGGCTTTCGCGCTGGACGCGATCGCGATCGCCGGGCAGGCGATCATCGGACGTTATCTGGGGGCGGAGGACGCTGCGGGTGCGCGGGCGGCGTGCGGCCGGATGGTGCGTTGGGGCGTGGTCTCCGGTGTGGTGCTGGGGTTGCTGGTGGTGGCGTCGCGGCCGTTGTTCATGCCGTTGTTCACGTCGGACGGTGCGGTCATCGCGGAGTTGACGTCGGCGTTGCTGGTGGTGGCGGTGACGCAGCCGGTGGCGGGGGTGGTGTTCGTGCTGGACGGTGTGCTGATGGGTGCGGGGGACGGTCCGTATCTGGCGGGGGCGATGCTGGTGACGCTGGCGGTGTTCGCTCCGGTGGCGCTGCTGGTGCCGGTGGTGGGCGGCGGTCTGACGGCGCTGTGGTGGACGATCGCGGGCGTGATGATGGGGGTCCGGCTGGTGACGCTGTGGGCGCGTGCCCGCTCGGGCCGGTGGGTGGTGACGGGCGCCGTGCGGGCCTGA
- the rpsF gene encoding 30S ribosomal protein S6, whose translation MRHYEVMVILDPDLEERAISPLIENFLSVIRDGKGKVEKVDTWGRRRLSYEINKKPEGIYSVIDVQAEPATVKELDRQMNLNESVLRTKVLRPAAH comes from the coding sequence ATGCGTCACTACGAGGTGATGGTGATCCTCGACCCCGATCTCGAAGAGCGTGCGATCTCCCCGCTCATCGAGAACTTCCTCTCCGTCATCCGCGACGGCAAGGGCAAGGTCGAGAAGGTCGACACCTGGGGCCGTCGCCGGCTCTCCTACGAGATCAACAAGAAGCCCGAGGGCATCTACTCGGTCATCGACGTCCAGGCCGAGCCTGCGACCGTCAAGGAACTCGACCGCCAGATGAATCTGAACGAGTCGGTCCTGCGCACCAAGGTCCTGCGCCCCGCAGCCCACTGA
- a CDS encoding DUF5996 family protein has product MELFPPLPLSEWRDTKETLHRFEQLIGKIRLSSSSRRNHWWNVPFHVTGRGITTRPMGQSDGNPVYTIDFDFVDHQLVVTTLDGTAVSFPLLGQSVASFRRNTLEILADLGIHAEIPHPEPFDLADSSRPFAQDTEHHTYDPGHANRYWQVLSQVALILEEFAARFSGKSSPVHHFWHTFDIAHTRFSGRHVDQPPQTDPVTREAYSEEVTSFGFWFGDDSFAEPAFYSYAAPEPPGLELEPLRPRAARWAAQDGSHLALLRYDDARALDDPRAAVLDFYESAYRAAAARADWDIDAFTSPGGVTDPRLAVQHR; this is encoded by the coding sequence ATGGAGCTCTTCCCGCCCCTGCCGCTCAGCGAGTGGCGGGACACCAAGGAGACCCTGCACCGTTTCGAGCAGCTCATCGGCAAGATCCGTCTGTCGTCGAGCAGCCGCCGCAACCACTGGTGGAACGTGCCGTTCCATGTCACCGGACGCGGCATCACCACACGCCCGATGGGCCAGTCCGACGGCAACCCCGTCTACACCATCGACTTCGACTTCGTCGATCACCAGCTCGTCGTCACGACGCTCGACGGCACGGCCGTCTCCTTCCCCCTCCTCGGCCAGTCCGTGGCCTCGTTCCGCCGCAACACCCTGGAGATCCTCGCCGACCTCGGCATCCACGCCGAGATCCCCCACCCCGAGCCCTTCGACCTGGCCGACTCGTCCAGGCCCTTCGCCCAGGACACCGAGCACCACACCTACGACCCCGGACACGCCAACCGCTACTGGCAGGTCCTCAGTCAAGTCGCCCTGATCCTGGAGGAGTTCGCGGCGCGCTTCTCCGGCAAGAGCAGCCCCGTGCACCACTTCTGGCACACGTTCGACATCGCACACACCCGCTTCTCCGGGCGGCACGTCGACCAGCCCCCGCAGACCGACCCCGTGACACGTGAGGCGTACTCGGAGGAAGTCACCAGCTTCGGCTTCTGGTTCGGCGACGACTCCTTCGCCGAACCGGCCTTCTACTCCTACGCCGCCCCCGAACCGCCTGGCCTGGAACTGGAACCGCTGAGGCCGCGGGCCGCGCGCTGGGCCGCACAGGACGGGAGCCACCTCGCGCTGCTGCGTTACGACGACGCCCGCGCCCTCGACGACCCGCGGGCGGCGGTGCTCGACTTCTACGAGAGCGCCTACCGGGCGGCGGCGGCCCGTGCCGACTGGGACATCGACGCGTTCACCAGCCCCGGCGGCGTGACGGACCCGAGGCTGGCGGTGCAGCACCGCTGA